From the genome of Solanum lycopersicum chromosome 12, SLM_r2.1:
CTCAAGACTAGATCATACGGGAcacaaatttgaattattataattaataaccaaaaatatgaaaatatgacaTTAAAAACAATAGCGTCTAATTATTCCCGTTGGTATCATTAACTAATCAAACCCAAAATATTGTCATTCTTGGTGATGAAAAGTATGTATGGTACTCGCAAGGGTACGCAAAATAATCGATACAATTTGTCTAATCTGTTTGaatttaaaagaagaaaaataaattgattgcTATTGTTATAAACATATGATTCCTGAGAGATAAAAGAAATAAAGCGAATCGTAGTGAAtcattttaatcaaataaaaacaaactCGTAGATAAATGTTCCACAAAGATAAAATATTACGATTTTTTTCATAAGCCCTTCAATATTCAGTGAATCGATTTCTTCTATCAACGTTTTTTCAGTTGATTTGTCACAACGGAGTTGCTCAAAGCAGCTTTTATATGATTTGCAAGTAAATGCACATGAGCAATTTATCGGCGGGCACCCGAAGAATAGCTTacccatttatttttttaaaaaaagattaagtACAATACCATGATGTGGATTGTAAGTTGTGCTCAACAAGTACAAATAATTAATCGACACCAAATAATGGACAGTATTTGTTAAGCCTACACATATCTcaacttttaaatattaattttatcaatttttcacAACCAAAAGAAATGAACAAACAACATTCTTGCAAGTCAACAAATAATCGATTCAAAGTTTAGAAATAGGTGAGTCAAGCAAATGTGTATGAATAGTTTATGACTTCCCATTATCTCAAAACCAACCTTAGTGGAACAGCATTAACCAAAAAACGGCTGATATGTTTGGattatttaatttctaatttatcaAATCACATGTTAGTTATGTTATATAAAGTCCTAATTCCTCCATTCTAAAAcacacaagaaaaagaaaaacaaagatatATCTAGCCTTAGAATCCAATTCTTCTCAATGGGAAGCCAAATAAAGAAGCAATGGCTTCAATTTGCTTGTCTTTTGACATTTTTCTTGATTGCCACATGCTCTATGGCATATTCACCTTACAATTCTTATGAATCATCAGACTCAACATATAATAAAGTACCAACCACAGTAGTCAAAAGTGAAGACTTCAAGGTACCCTCAGAGTCGGAAAAGGAATATAAGTcgtcatttttgccaaaaaatgATTACTATAAGAAGCCATCAATTTCAGAGGATAACTATAAGAAAGTATCATTTGTTCCCGAACATGAATCATTCCTGCCAAAGAATGACTACTACAAGAAGCCATTATTTTCGGAAGATAACTACAAGAAGGAGTCATATGTTCAAGAGGTACCCTCGAAGGCTAAACCAGAATATAAGgagtcatttttttcaaaatttgactacTTCAAGAAGCCATCATTTTTCGAAGACAACTACAAGAAGACGTCATATGTTCCAAAGGTACCCTCGATGGCTAAACCAGAATATAAGGAgtcattttttccaaaatttgacTACTTTAAGAAGCCATCAGTTTCAGAAGATAACTACAAGAAGACGTCATATGTTTCAGAGGTGCCCTCGATGGCTAAACCAGAATATAAGGAgtcattttttccaaaatttgacTACTTTAAGAAGTCATTAGCTCCTGAAGATAAATACAAGAAGGCGCCATATGTTCCAGAGGTATCCACAGAGCCTAAACCGGAATACAAGGTACCATCTTTGCCAAAGAATGACTACTATAAGAAGCCAACAATTCCAGAAGATAACTATAAAAAGGTGTCATATGTTTCAAAGGTGCCCTCAGTGCCTAAAGAAGAATACAAGGCACCTACTTTGCCAAAGAATGATTACTACAAGAAGCCATCAGTTCAAGAAGAAAACTACAAAAAGGTACCACTTATTTCAAAGGTGCCCTCAGTGCCTAAAGAAGAATACAAGGTGCCTTCTTTGTCAAAAAAAGACTACTACAAGAAGCCATTAGTTTCTGAAGATAACTACAAAAAGGTTTCATATGTTCCAAAGGTGCCCTCCGTGCCTAAAGAAGAATACAAGGCGCCTTCTTTGTCAAAGAATGACTACTACAAGAAGTCATCGCCTTctccatcaccaccaccacctccatattattaaatttcttttcatGTTAAGCATGGCTGTTTAATTAAAGTCCTTCTCCAGCTCAACATTTATAACTCATGGAGTTCTCATATTATGAGTTAGAAGGCATGATATAAAAAtttgcatttatttatttatttttccttttcctacCTTGGTTTGTAATTGATTTGTCatttaatttctatattttgtatgagaaatttatttcaattgaatacaagtttttttttatttagagttTACGTAGTTTTCATCTATTCTTCCATCAATTGCCAATTTGTTCACttactattaataataaaactCTTGGAACATATTAACAATcagataatatttcaaaaataggtCACTAAGTATTATATTGGGTGAATTTCCTTATATTGTACTCAAAAGAATGATACAGTTCGTTTAATCTATTAGaattggaaagaaagaaaacaacgATCTCTATCGTTATAAACGTTTAACTCTTGGGAGATAAAGAAATAAAGCGAACCATTTCAATCCGATAAAGAAAAATTGACGATAAATATTACATTACTTAAgataaaatatcacaaaattttcattaaccctttgttgaatgccttgaatcggacccgctacggcatagggcgtagcttagcactatatatagacgctatggcaaaccctattttgtaattctgtttttgcctctccataataaaactgctccctctcttcccgtggacgtagccaatttattggtgaaccacgtaaatctgttgtcttgtttttcgcgtttatattttctcgtattatctcaaattccgcacaacacccttcaatattaattatttagttatgggaaaatgcacaagtacctcctcaatcTATGTTCGAAatatcagagacacacttataatatagtactttttgacattttttccaagttagtgccacgtaggccgatcgaaaaggagtagaaaattatttataaaataaatccaggggtaatatgaccttaatatagtataagtgtgtctatgaAATTTCAGACATAAATTGAGGGATACTAATgctcaaaatatgaaattttttaaagccaaaacttctaaaaaaatttgagagtttattttttttattttttattttttaaataaaaattattgactCAATTATCTTTGTGGTAGGGTTCGATCCTACGGAATATTGAAGTAATATCTCGTAgaaccctttttttttaatcttaaaaaaatagatcACGACgcaaatttgaattaatttgagTTAATAACCAAAAACActaaatatatgataataataacaataacttctaatttttcttgtttgtattAAGAACTAATCAAACCCAAAATATTGTCATTCTTGGTAATGAGAAGTATTGAAGGAATTAACTCGCAAGGATAAGGGAGGTCAGAGATCAAACTCAAAATATTGTCATTCTTacaataatttgtatttatgaagttaataaacagaaatagattcaagatgaagcagaaaaaatttaaaatacaaggattaatccgagtccatagaaactactgtgtgtccttaagaaatttaatcccctcactgtacccaaggttatggattaatttctcccaagataaaacggattaaacctgttaaagaaatagcggtacctgaaacttctttaacttcaacgaactgaagaacaacaacaagtcacacagactcagtcgatcaacactttgattttattttgagagaaaaaataaatgcagagaagaaaaattttcagtgtttaactgattaaataaattttgtccaaaaaatttatcaatcaaccacatcatttgccaaatccaaagccaaagccgagccgagcgagcgacgacgacgacggcgcgagggggcatcttcttcttatctcttttaagaagtaatggaagtgtttccttctataaggacaacaatttccatttcttttgccgatatgggagaaatgacttttcatttgcattttgcaaatgacttttcattttccctccaaagtagttccctcacttttcatattctctcttttcttttcccattcacacttgctaaaacccaacaatcccccacatgaatggggaagactatttataaaacatatgcatgaaaaaacttgtgtgtcttgtaggtaaaggttaatcgcatctggataagtaggtttccctttaaactttccgtagtgaacatatatcggatgtACTCATTCAATCGGttgatttgatatctttgaaccgtcgaactttggtgtatatctagacaacatatgtcacgcaatcaacccttgaactgttcttagttctcattgttctgttcgtttcagccatgaacacattttggatagtaagtgcttaaagaactggccttaccggattctccttgaagcggcttacacttcacacttacataggtgatttctaaatgtgttatcccatagatacaccatttgatattccctatatcaaacttagaaaccattaaaaagtcctaaTGTCTTTATCctagttactaaacattgtctcatcatgagaatggaccataaaataataataataataattttttttcctttgacaatgttgaaccgtcatcaatgactttgttttatctccttgaacctagatcttgggatctctagtcttctaggtagagttaccgccacaaTGACTTGTTCTCGaccatagtcccattcccgtcgatgatttctcaactccctctctatttaggccttttgtaagtggatccgacatattatcttttgacttcacatagtcaattgtgataattccactagagagtagttgtctcacagagttatgtcttcgtcttatgtgacgagacttgccgttatac
Proteins encoded in this window:
- the ext1 gene encoding extensin-like protein Ext1 precursor (The RefSeq protein has 1 substitution compared to this genomic sequence), with protein sequence MGSQIKKQWLQFACLLTFFLIATCSMAYSPYNSYESSDSTYNKVPTTVVKSEDFKVPSESEKEYKSSFLPKNDYYKKPSISEDNYKKVSFVPEHESFLPKNDYYKKPLFSEDNYKKESYVQEVPSKAKPEYKESFFSKFDYFKKPSFFEDNYKKTSYVPKVPSMAKPEYKESFFPKFDYFKKPSVSEDNYKKTSYVSEVPSMAKPEYKESFFPKFDYFKKSLAPEDKYKKAPYVPEVSTEPKPEYKVPSLPKNDYYKKPTIPEDNYKKVSYVSKVPSVPKEEYKAPTLPKNDYYKKPSVQEENYKKVPLISKLPSVPKEEYKVPSLSKKDYYKKPLVSEDNYKKVSYVPKVPSVPKEEYKAPSLSKNDYYKKSSPSPSPPPPPYY